CGAGGTCACTGCTTACATTCCGGGTGAGGGACACAACCTGCAGGAGCACTCCATCGTGCTCGTGCGTGGTGGCCGTGTGAAGGACCTGCCCGGTGTTCGCTACAAGATCATCCGCGGTTCCCTCGACACCCAGGGTGTCAAGAACCGCAAGCAGGCCCGCAGCCGCTACGGCGCCAAGAAGGAGAAGTAAACAATGCCTCGTAAGGGCCCTGCCCCGAAGCGCCCGGTCATCATCGACCCGGTCTACGGTTCTCCTCTTGTCACGTCGCTCATCAACAAGGTGCTGCTGAACGGCAAGCGCTCCACCGCCGAGCGCATCGTCTACGGCGCCATGGAGGGCCTGCGCGAGAAGACCGGCAACGACCCGGTCATCACGCTGAAGCGCGCTCTCGAGAACATCAAGCCGACCATCGAGGTCAAGTCCCGCCGTGTCGGTGGCGCGACCTACCAGGTCCCGATCGAGGTCAAGCCCGGCCGCGCGAGCACCCTCGCTCTGCGCTGGCTCGTCGGCTACTCCCGCGCCCGTCGCGAGAAGACCATGACCGAGCGCCTGCTCAACGAGCTTCTCGACGCGTCCAACGGCCTCGGCGCCGCTGTGAAGAAGCGCGAGGACACCCACAAGATGGCCGAGTCCAACAAGGCCTTCGCGCACTACCGCTGGTAGTCGCTACCCACATCGAGACCGAGAGAAGACGAAAGCCTTATGGCTACCACTTCACTTGACCTGGCCAAGGTCCGCAACATCGGGATCATGGCCCACATCGACGCGGGCAAGACGACCACCACCGAGCGGATCCTGTTCTACACCGGCGTCTCCTACAAGATCGGTGAGGTCCACGACGGCGCCGCCACGATGGACTGGATGGAGCAGGAGCAGGAGCGTGGCATCACGATCACCTCTGCTGCCACCACCTGTCACTGGCCGCTTGCCGACGTCGACCACACCATCAACATCATCGACACCCCGGGCCACGTCGACTTCACCGTCGAGGTGGAGCGTTCCCTTCGTGTGCTCGACGGCGCTGTGACGGTGTTCGACGGTGTCGCAGGTGTCGAGCCCCAGTCCGAGACCGTGTGGCGTCAGGCGGACCGCTACGGCGTCCCGCGCATCTGCTTCGTCAACAAGCTCGACCGGACCGGCGCCGAGTTCCACCGCTGCGTCGACATGATCAGCAACCGCCTGGGCGCGACGCCGATCGTCATGCAGCTCCCGATCGGTGCCGAGGCCGACTTCAAGGGCGTCGTCGACCTGGTCACGATGAAGGCCTTCGTGTGGTCCGCCGAGGCGGAGAAGGGCGAGATGTACGACGTGGTCGACATCCCGGCCACCCACACCGAGGCTGCCGAGGAGTACCGCGGCAAGCTCGTCGAGACCGTCGCCGAGAACGACGACGAGATCATGGAGCTGTACCTGGAGGGCCAGGAGCCCTCGGTGGAGCAGCTGTACGCCGCGATCCGTCGTATCACCATCGCGTCCGGCAAGTCCCAGGACGTCACGGTCACCCCCGTGTTCTGCGGTACCGCGTTCAAGAACAAGGGCGTTCAGCCCCTGCTCGACGCGGTCGTGCGCTACCTCCCCTCCCCGCTCGACGTCGAGGCCATCGAAGGCCACGCCGTGAACGACCCGGAGGAGATCGTCAAGCGCAAGCCGTCCGACGACGAGCCGCTGTCCGCGCTGGCGTTCAAGATCATGAGCGACCCGCACCTCGGCAAGCTCACCTTCGTCCGGGTCTACTCGGGCCGCCTGGAGTCCGGCACCGCCGTGCTGAACTCCGTCAAGGGCAAGAAGGAGCGCATCGGCAAGATCTACCGCATGCACGCGAACAAGCGTGAGGAGATCGCGGCGGTCGGCGCCGGCGACATCGTCGCCGTCATGGGTCTGAAGCAGACCACGACCGGCGAGACGCTGTGCGACGACAAGAACCCGGTGATCCTGGAGTCCATGGACTTCCCGGCGCCGGTCATCCAGGTCGCCATCGAGCCCAAGTCGAAGGGCGACCAGGAGAAGCTGGGCATCGCGATCCAGCGCCTGGCCGAGGAGGACCCGTCGTTCCAGGTCCACTCGGACGAGGAGACCGGCCAGACCATCATCGGTGGCATGGGCGAGCTGCACCTCGAGGTGCTGGTCGACCGTATGCGCCGTGAGTTCAAGGTCGAGGCCAACGTCGGCAAGCCGCAGGTCGCCTACCGTGAGACCATCCGCAAGGCGGTCGACCGGGTCGACTACACGCACAAGAAGCAGACTGGTGGAACCGGCCAGTTCGCCAAGGTGCAGATCGCGATCGAGCCGATCGAGGGCGGCGACGCCTCGTACGAGTTCGTGAACAAGGTCACCGGTGGCCGTATCCCGAAGGAGTACATCCCCTCGGTGGACGCCGGTGCGCAGGAGGCCATGCAGTTCGGCATCCTCGCGGGCTACGAGATGACGGGCGTCCGCGTCACGCTTCTCGACGGTGGCTACCACGAGGTCGACTCCTCCGAGCTCGCCTTCAAGATCGCCGGTTCGCAGGCGTTCAAGGAGGCCGCGCGCAAGGCCAGCCCCGTGCTGCTCGAGCCGATGATGGCCGTCGAGGTCACCACGCCCGAGGACTACATGGGCGAGGTCATCGGCGACATCAACTCCCGCCGTGGCCAGATCCAGGCCATGGAGGAGCGTGCCGGCGCCCGCGTCGTGAAGGGCCTCGTGCCCCTCTCGGAGATGTTCGGCTACGTCGGAGACCTCCGCAGCAAGACCTCGGGTCGCGCAAGCTACTCGATGCAGTTCGACTCCTACGCCGAGGTTCCGAGGAACGTCGCCGAGGAGATCATCGCGAAGGCCAAGGGCGAGTAACGCACTCCGTTTGCACGCCGTAGGCTTGACTCCGGAGCCTCTCGGGGCAAACGCCCGCATTGCGGGATGTTTGCCCCTGGGCCCGGGCTTTCCAGCAAAGATCACCTGGCGCCGATGAGTAAGGCGTACAGAACCACTCCGTAGGAGGACCCCAGTGGCGAAGGCGAAGTTCGAGCGGACTAAGCCGCACGTCAACATCGGCACCATCGGTCACATCGACCACGGTAAGACGACCCTCACGGCCGCCATTACCAAGGTGCTGCACGACAAGTACCCGGACCTGAACGAGGCCTCGGCCTTCGACCAGATCGACAAGGCTCCCGAAGAGCGCCAGCGCGGTATCACCATCTCCATCGCGCACGTCGAGTACCAGACGGAGACGCGTCACTACGCGCACGTCGACTGCCCGGGTCACGCGGACTACATCAAGAACATGATCACCGGTGCGGCCCAGATGGACGGTGCCATCCTCGTGGTCGCCGCCACCGACGGCCCGATGCCGCAGACCAAGGAGCACGTGCTCCTGGCCCGCCAGGTCGGCGTGCCGTACATCGTCGTCGCCCTGAACAAGGCCGACATGGTGGACGACGAGGAGATCCTGGAGCTCGTCGAGCTCGAGGTCCGTGAGCTCCTCTCCGAGTACGAGTTCCCGGGCGACGACCTGCCGGTCGTCAAGGTCTCGGCGCTCAAGGCGCTCGAGGGCGACCCGGAGTGGGGCCAGTCCGTTCTGGACCTCATGGCGGCCGTCGACGAGGCGATCCCGGAGCCGGAGCGCGACGTCGACAAGCCGTTCCTCATGCCGATCGAGGACGTCTTCACGATCACCGGTCGCGGTACGGTCGTCACCGGCCGTATCGAGCGTGGTGTCCTGAAGGTCAACGAGACCGTCGACATCATCGGCATCAAGACCGAGAAGACCACCACCACGGTCACCGGCATCGAGATGTTCCGCAAGCTGCTCGACGAGGGCCAGGCGGGCGAGAACGTCGGTCTGCTCCTCCGTGGCATCAAGCGCGAGGACGTCGAGCGCGGCCAGGTCATCATCAAGCCGGGTTCGGTCACGCCGCACACCGACTTCGAGGCCCAGGCCTACATCCTGTCCAAGGACGAGGGTGGCCGTCACACGCCGTTCTTCAACAACTACCGTCCGCAGTTCTACTTCCGTACGACGGACGTGACGGGCGTTGTGACCCTCCCCGAGGGCACCGAGATGGTGATGCCGGGTGACAACACCGAGATGAAGGTGGAGCTCATCCAGCCCATCGCCATGGAAGAGGGCCTGAAGTTCGCCATCCGCGAGGGTGGTCGCACGGTGGGCGCCGGCCAGGTCATCAAGATCACCAAGTAGTTCTTGGCCGATCGACCCGGTAGCTCCAGCATGAGCTTCCGCTCTCGCTGAGCACCTGAGAGGGCCCGTACGACTCCGGTCGTACGGGCCCTTTCGCATGCCCGCACACCGGTGCGGCCGGGGCGGGCGTCGGGGCAGGTGAAGTCTGGGCGAACCCTGTGCGGCGGGGCCGCGACGCGCCGACGAGCGATCGGTCAAGCTTGCGAGGCTCGTGCGTGGATTGCACCTGTCTGCTCCCTGTGCGGTGGTTGTGGCGGCCGTAGTCTGATCGGCCGGTGCCCATCGGGCGGACCGGACCCACCGACGAGGATGACTGGCTTGGCTCTCACACGCGGTGCGCAGCCGCTGCCCCCGCTCACCGCACTGCCCCACCCGGCCGCCGGCCCCGCCCGGCCGGGACGCGAGCGCTCCCGCCGCCTCTACGCCGTGGACGGCATCCGCCTCCTCGCGGCCCTCATGGTCGCCCTGCACCACTACGCCGGCACCCGCCGCGTCAACCAGCCGCACAACCTCATCTGGGACCGCCCGGTCTCCGACATCATGCCGACGGTGTTCCACGTCGCGACCTACGGCTGGATCGGCGTCGAGATCTTCTTCGTGATCAGCGGCTTCGTGATCTGCATGTCGTGCTGGGGCCGGACCCCGCGCCAGTTCTTCGTGTCCCGGGTCATCCGCCTCTACCCGGCCTACTGGTTCGCGGTCCTCTTCACCACCGCCGTGCTGGCGGCGGCGCCGGGCGTCTGGGAACGCCTGCGCCTACGGGACGTACTCCTCAACCTGACGATGCTCCAGTCCGGTTCGGGCGTCCAGAACGTCGACGGCGTCTACTGGACCCTCTGGTCGGAGCTGCGCTTCTACCTGCTCTTCCTGGCGGTGGTCGCCACGGGCCTGACCTACCGCAAGGTGGTCGTCTTCTGCTGCGCATGGGGCGCGGCGGCGATGCTGGCGCCGGTGTCGAAGTGGCCTCTCCTGGAACTGATCGCCAACCCGGAGGGGGCCTGGTACTTCATCGCGGGCCTCGCCCTCTACCTGATGCACCGCTTCGGCCAGGACGTTCTGTTGTGGGGGATCCTCGCGATGTCCTGGCTGATGGCTCAGAAGGAACTGGGCACCCGGATAGACGAGGTCGAACACGTGTCGAGCTGGCGAGGAGCGGTGCTGATCTTCACGGCGTTCCTGCTGCTCATGGTCTCTGTCGCCCTCGGCCACACGGACCGCATCCGCTGGCGCTGGCTGGCGACGGCGGGAAGCCTGACGTATCCCCTCTACCTGATGCACTACGCGGCGGGTACGGCGGTCATCAGCCGCCTGCGCGACGAGATGGACCCCCGGCTGCTGGTGGCGGCGGTCCTGACCGGCTTCCTGCTGCTGAGCTGGGCGGTTCACCGGTGGGTGGAGCGGCCGCTGGCGGGGGCGGTGAAGCGGGGGTTGGAGGGGGCGTTCGGGCGGGTGCGGGGGGTTGGGCAGGGGGCCCGGGGTTGATCGGGCGGGGTGGTTCAGAACCCCAGGTGGGTTATCTGCACGATGTAGACGCGTTCGCTCCGCACGACGACCTGGTAACTGAACATGCCGCCCGGGACGATGATGTCGTGGCCCGTCGGGTCGACGTCCTCGTGAGCCCGGCCATGGACGTGAAGAGCTTCAGCCGCCCTGACCAGCTCATCGGCCCTGAGCTCCACCGCGGCGAGGAAGTCCGGAGGCGCGGTACGGGCGGCTTCTTCGGCTCCGAACGCGTACTCCCACTTCCAGCTCACTCGCGCACGGCCTTCATCGCCTCGTCGAGAACCGCACTCAGTTCGCGAAGGGCTTCCCGGGCGACGGCCGGATCCTCGTGCTCCAGGTTGTTCTCCGCCTGTGTATAGCGGACTGCCAGGTCAGGGCGTCGTGCGATCTCGATGTCCCTGGCCCAGGACAGGACCCAGCTCTGGACCGGACTGAGGGACTGCCACTCGACCGCCTTGGCGAAGGCCTCGTCCTTCATGGCCTGCATCTCGTCCAGGCGGCCTGGAGCTATGAGGGCGAGTGCTGCACGCAGAGCATCAGGAGTCAGTTCAGGACGCGGGATCAGCTCGTGTCCGTGGTTGGCCTGAGTGCTCATGGTGTCCTCCAGGGGATGCCCAAGCCAGAGTATCCGTCCGGGGTGACAGGACAGCGGGGCGCGAGGAAGACGGGAGGCAGGCATCAGGCGGCCCCGGGCCCGGGGGCCCGGCAGTCGCGGCAGAGGCCTGGTTCCGGGGCGTGGAAGGCACGGTCGCAGCCGTCGCAGTTCTGGAGGCGGGTGCGGGGCGGTGGGGGAGAGGGCGGGGGCCGGAAGGGAGGTGGGGGCGGTAGGTCGGCGGCGAGACGGTGGGCCAGGAGGGCGGCTGGGCGGCGTAGGTCCTCGCGAGGGAGGTCCGCCGTCAGGGCCTGGCGTAGGGCGACGGGGCCGACGTCCCGCTCCAGCCAGGCCGCGACTCCCGGGCGCGAGGTGGGCCGTGTCGAGGGCGGAGAGCAGGAGGCGGGGGTCGTGGCGGCGCAGGCCGGCGAGCACGTCGGTGGCCGTCTGGAGGAGCTCCGGGGCCGGGTACGCGGGCTGCGGCACGGCCGGGAGCGCCTTGCGGGGAGCCGGGCGTCGCTTCGGGGCGGGGGCGGGCCTGGGGTGGTCTTCTGCGGTCCCGCGGTGGCCTGGCCGGTTGCAGGAGATCGTGCGGGTGACAATCCGGCCGCCGGGGATGCGTTCGCGTTCGCGGCGCAGGTAGCCGTGGGTTTCCAGTTCGCGCAGGGCGGCGGCGATCCGGGTCGTGCCCTCGGGGAAGCGGGCGGCGAGGGTCTTGATGTCGACGGGGGTGTTGGCCGGGATGGACTGGATGTACACACCGAGTCCGATGGCGAGTCCGGACAGCTCCGGGTGCTGGGCGAGGTGGTTGCCGATCACCGTGAAGTGGGTGGTGTGGCGGACGTTGTCGTGGACGACGCCGGAATGGGGCCCCCTGCGAGGGTGGTTTTTGCCCGGGATACGGGACTGGGGGCGCGGGGGCGCGCTAGGGTTTTCTGTGTCCATCGGGAAGCTCTTTTCTTCCTCGTGGGCGTCCATCGGGAAGCTTTGCACTTCCTCGGTGGTTAGGCCCTCGCACTGGGATGCCAGTCCCTGCGGGGGCCGTCGCTTTTTCTGCGGCTGTTGTGCTGAGAGTAGGGCAGGCAACCCGTCCCGAATCCAGCCCAGTTGGGCATATTCACTCGCGGGAGTGAGTTTGCGCTGTGGGCGGGAGGGGTGGGGCTTGGTGGGGTTCTTTCACCCCGGTGGTCCTTTGGAAAAGACCGCCCCCGCCACCGAAACACGACTTCGCGGGTTCCGGTGAAACCCGCACTTCGGCCCACACCGTCTTGCGTGGACGCCGCCCCTCCGCTACTCCCCAACGGTCGGCGAGCGTGTCCACGAGCAGCAGCCCCCGGCCCGATTCGCCCTCCGGGTTCATCACCGCTCGTGTGGGACGCAAGTCCGTGTTCGAACGGGACCCCATGCCAGAACTCGGGTTCATCCTGGAAGAGTGGACGCTACGACGTCCGTTCGGCGGGAGGGCGACATTGCGCAGGCAGCTCGAACACCTGCTGGAGACAGGGCGGTTGCGGAACGTCGAGCTTCAGGTGATGCCGATGGATCGCGAGGAACATGCGGGGCTGGCTGGTGGCATCGAGGTGCTGAAGTTCGGAGACGGCTCCGCTCTTGGGCGTTCGCCGGCGGTGGCCAACGGCCGGGCGGTATCCGACCTGAAGCAGCTCCGTATCCTTGAACTGCGGTATGGCATCATCCGAGCTCAGGCGCTCACTCCACGTGAGTCGTTGGCCTTCGTCGAGCAACTGCTGGGGGATACATGATCCGGGACCTGGTGTGGTTCAAGAGCAGCTACAGCAGCAGCTCCGAGGGCGACTCCTGCATCGAAATCGCCACCACCCCCGTCGCCATCCACGTCCGTGACTCCAAGGTCGCCGACGGCCCCACCTTCAACGTCGCCTCGGCCGCATGGACGGAATTCGTGGCCCACGCCTCAGACCGTTAGACGGCCCGAGCGCGTTGCTGCTTAGCTGGGTGGTGATCGTGACCCGCGGCCGGTGAGAGAGGTGCCTGGTGGACACTCCGCGACTGGAGGAGGTGCGCCTGACCTCTTTCAAGAGCTTCACCGAACAGCGTCTGCCGCTCAACGACCTGACGGTGCTCATCGGCCGCAACGGCAGCGGCAAGTCGAACGCCCTGGACGGACTGATGGTGCTGTCCCGGCTGGCGGCGCTGGGGGAGTCGCTGCGGGACGCTCTGGACGGTCCGCGCAGCGGTGGCGAAGAGCCGGTCCGAGGAGGTGCGGGGGGTTGCGCGCCACTGGGGGAGCTGTCGTTTCGGCTGGGCTGCCGGGTCCGGTCCGGGCAGGCCGTCTACGACCTCGATGTGGAGATCGCGACCTTCCCCGAGGTACGGGTGCTGCACGAGGAGCTGACGGCGGTCGAGGGCGTGCGCTACGCGGGCCGGCGACTGGGGGCAGGCCGCCCCCTGCTGGTCAGCGACCCGGCGGACGTCCGGCGAGGCGACCTCAACGTGCGGTGCTTCAACGGGCGGCGTGGCACGGACCCGGGCATGCCGTTCTCCTCGGACCGCCTCCTGACGGGCCAGGTGCCGCTGCGCGTCCCGGTGACCACCGAGGCGAACAAACTGCTCCACGAGGCATCCCAGGACGTCCTCGGGGTCCTTCGCGAGGTCTTCATGCTGGATCCGGTCCCGCACCTGATGAGGCAGTACGTGAACTCCCGTGACGGGGAGCTCAGGCGCAGCGGCGACAACCTCAGCGCGGCCGTCGTGGAGCTGATGAGAAAGGACCGGGCAGCCTTCACCCGGCTCACCCAGCTGGTGGCCGGCATGCCGGAGTACCCGGTGCGGGCGATCGGCTGGGTGGAGACAAGGTTCGGCGACGTGCAGCTCCTCCTGAAGGAGGCGGGCTATCACGGAGCGGAGCACGACGTCCCGGCGAGGCTCCTCAGCGACGGCATGCTCCGCTTCCTCGCCTTCGGCACGGCGCTGCTCAGCGCTCCGGACGCGGACGACGAGGCGCTCGGCTGGGCTCAGCGCCACCTGGTCATCGAGGAGATCGAGAACGGTCTCTACCCCACGCAGGCCGCCCGGGTGCTGCACCTGATGAAAGAGGAGTCGCAGCACCGCCGTATCGACGTCCTGTTCACCACGCACAGCCCGGCCCTGCTCAACTCCCTCACCGCCGAGGACCACTCCGGCGTCGTCGTGTGCACCAGGGATCCGGAGTCGGGCGAGAGCAGGCTGACGCGGCTCACAGAACTGCCGGGCTATGTGGATCTTCTCGCCGCAGGCGATCTGGGGGACGCGGTGAGCAAAGGGCGGCTGCCCGACGCGCTGCGCCCCCGGGACACGGGCGTGGACACCGTCGAGGACTTCCTGAGGAGCCTGTGAGCGCGTGAGCAAGCGGTCCGGTACCGGGTTCCAGCGGCCCGTCGTCGACTTTCTGGACACGTCGGTCTTCGTCGAGATCCTCGACGTTCCCTACATGAACGACCACAGGTCGGACGTCCTGGCCGAGATGGACGCCCGCCTCCGGGCCGGAGTCAGCTTCGTCCTGCCCACCGCGACGGTGATCGAGACCGGCAACCACGTCTTCCAGGTCAAGGACGGCTGGGCCCGGCGACGCTGTGCGGACGTGTTCATGAAAACCCTGCGCAGGACCGCACAGGGCGAGGCTCCATGGCGGCTGCACGAGCGAACCTGGGACGGAGCGTTCCTCGCCTCCCTGTGCGACGGCGGCAGCACGGGCATGGATCTGAGCGAGCACGCGGCGACCGGGCTGCTCGGCACCGGGGATCTCAGCATCGTCGCCGAGCGCGACCTCTACGCGTCCCGCGTCCAGGCCCGGGTACGCGTCTGGACCCTGGAGCAGTCCATGGGCACCTGGGCCGACCCGGTCTGACCCGGCCCGATCCGTCGCGCGTTTGACCTACATCACTCTCGGGGTATTCTCTCCGGCTCGATTGGCGGACCCCCTGCCCCATATGGCAGACTAGCGGGGTTGCTCGGTCGAGTGTTGATGCTGCGCGCCTCCCGCCGGGAGGACCGGAAGCGAGTCCCACAGTACTCGTCGCCCTAACTGCCTGATGGCAGCGCTGGGGCGGACGTACGGGAATCTTTCGGGAAGTGTCAGTGCAGCGCCGACCAGGCACCCGGTGGGCCTTTCGCTCCCGGCTTGCGGTTCCGGAAGGGCCGTGCTTACCCGGCAGGGATGTTCGAACAAGGGGCATCTGTGTCGGTGACAGCGCGACACACCCGACCGCGTGGGTCGGAGAAGCGAGTGACGGAACACCCGGTTCCAGAGCGTTAAAAGAGACAGGACTACTGAGTAGCCATGGCGGGACAGAAGATCCGCATCCGGCTCAAGGCCTACGACCACGAGGTCATCGACAGCTCGGCGAAGAAGATCGTCGAGACGGTGACCCGCACTGGTGCGTCGGTCGCGGGCCCGGTGCCGCTGCCCACTGAGAAGAACGTGTACTGCGTCATCAAGTCGCCGCACAAGTACAAGGACTCGCGCGAGCACTTCGAGATGCGCACGCACAAGCGCCTGATCGACATTCTCGACCCGACCCCCAAGACCGTTGACTCTCTGATGCGACTCGACCTCCCGGCCGGTGTCGACATCGAGATCAAGCTCTGAAGGCCGGTGATCTGAGAATGGCTAAGCAGATCAAGGGCATCCTGGGCGAGAAGCTCGGCATGACGCAGGTGTGGGACGAGAACAACCGTGTTGTTCCGGTCACCGTCGTCAAGGCCAGCCCCAACGTCGTGACCCAGGTCCGTACGAACGACAGTGACGGCTACGAGTCGGTCCAGATCGCCTTCGGCGAGATCGACCCGCGCAAGGTGAACAAGCCCCTCAAGGGTCACTTCGCCAAGGCCGACGTCACCCCCCGTCGCCACCTCGTCGAGATCCGCACCGCGGACGCCTCCGAGTACACGCTGGGCCAGGAGATCACCGCTGAGGTGTTCGAGGCCGGCGTGAAGGTCGACGTGACCGGCAAGAGCAAGGGCAAGGGCTTCGCCGGTGTCATGAAGCGTCACAACTTCAAGGGCCTCGGCGCCGGACACGGCACCCAGCGCAAGCACCGCTCTCCCGGTTCCATCGGTGGCTGCGCCACCCCGGGCCGCGTGTTCAAGGGCCTCCGCATGGCGGGTCGCATGGGCAACGAGCGTGTCACCACCCAGAACCTGACCGTCCACGCCGTTGACGCGGAGAAGGGTCTGCTGCTCATCAAGGGCGCTGTCCCCGGTCCGAACGGCGGCCTCGTCCTGGTCCGCACCGCGGCCAAGGGGGCCTGAGGTACCGATGAGCACTGTTGACATCCTTTCGCCTGCAGGCGAGAAGACCGGAAGCGTCGAGCTCCCCGCGGAGATCTTCGGCGTGGAGAAGATCAGCATCCCGCTGATCCACCAGGTCGTCGTCGCGCAGAACGCGGCTGCCCGCCAGGGCACGCACAAGACCAAGCGCCGCGGTGAAGTCCGCGGTGGCGGTAAGAAGCCTTACCGTCAGAAGGGCACCGGCCGCGCGCGCCAGGGCTCGACCCGCGCGCCGCAGTTCGCCGGCGGTGGCGTCGTCCACGGCCCGCAGCCGCGTGACTACTCCCAGCGGACCCCGAAGAAGATGAAGGCTGCCGCTCTGCGTCACGCCCTCACCGACCGGGCCCGCCACAACCGCATTCACGTCGTCACCGGCGTGATCGAGGGCGAGGCTCCCTCCACGAAGGCCGCTCGGACGCTGTTCGGCAAGATCTCGGAGCGCAAGAACCTGCTCCTGGTCGTCGACCGCGCCGACGAGGCCGCGTGGCTGTCCGCCCGCAACCTGCCCCAGGTGCACATCCTGGAGCCGGGCCAGCTGAACACGTACGACGTGATCGTCTCGGACGACGTGGTCTTCACCCAGGCCGCTCTCGAGTCCTTCGTCGCCGGCCCGCAGGCCAACGACACCGAAGGGAGTGACGCCTGATGGCTACGCGTCACCCGAGCATCGCCCCCAAGGCTGCGAAGGCCGCCAAGGCCGCGCGCGTCGCCAAGGCACGCCGCCACGCCGCCGAGGGCAAGAACACCGTCGTCACCGCGCCCAGCAAGGCGTACACGGACCCCCGTGACGTGCTGCTGAAGCCGGTCGTGTCGGAGAAGAGCTACGCGCTCCTCGACGAGAACAAGTACACGTTCATCGTCGACCCCACCGCGAACAAGACCCAGATCAAGCAGGCCGTCCAGGCGGTCTTCTCGGTCAAGGTCACCGGGGTCAACACGATCAACCGCCAGGGCAAGCGCAAGCGCACCAAGACCGGTTTCGGTCAGCGCGCGAGCACCAAGCGCGCGATCGTGACCCTCGCTGAGGGCGACCGTATCGACATCTTCGGCGGTCCGACCGCCTGACGGCGGTCCGGATCGTCCGATATCGGACGAGGACTGAGAAATGGGAATCCGCAAGTACAAGCCGACTACGCCGGGCCGTCGTGGCTCCAGCGTCGCCGACTTCGTCGAGGTCACGCGGTCCACGCCGGAGAAGTCGCTGGTTCGCCCCCTGCACAGCAAGGGCGGCCGTAACAATTCC
This window of the Streptomyces sp. NBC_01275 genome carries:
- the rplD gene encoding 50S ribosomal protein L4, encoding MSTVDILSPAGEKTGSVELPAEIFGVEKISIPLIHQVVVAQNAAARQGTHKTKRRGEVRGGGKKPYRQKGTGRARQGSTRAPQFAGGGVVHGPQPRDYSQRTPKKMKAAALRHALTDRARHNRIHVVTGVIEGEAPSTKAARTLFGKISERKNLLLVVDRADEAAWLSARNLPQVHILEPGQLNTYDVIVSDDVVFTQAALESFVAGPQANDTEGSDA
- the rplW gene encoding 50S ribosomal protein L23, whose amino-acid sequence is MATRHPSIAPKAAKAAKAARVAKARRHAAEGKNTVVTAPSKAYTDPRDVLLKPVVSEKSYALLDENKYTFIVDPTANKTQIKQAVQAVFSVKVTGVNTINRQGKRKRTKTGFGQRASTKRAIVTLAEGDRIDIFGGPTA